In Apium graveolens cultivar Ventura unplaced genomic scaffold, ASM990537v1 ctg7339, whole genome shotgun sequence, a single window of DNA contains:
- the LOC141704043 gene encoding uncharacterized protein LOC141704043: MVDYFTSLSSVSEELESMNQLLAVITVGEDVYQLLTFIHTQKEEAKLFQFLNRLDDIYTPQRSQMLMITPLPSVEMACAVIQQEESQKEVLKGAYSYDTDVSAMLSKTSVSAERSLSCSVCGRKGHTRDKCWNIVGSPRWNYKHKPSPSNSRVSVPNARWNSSRVGASPKGPPAANVAMGSTPSDITQQPIVFSPQQLWIMATGITDHMTADYGLLHNVKNAKPHVTVNLPTRATTMVTHLGDVKLASGLKLLNVPYVPVFTLSENTSQLSFVASKATLADEYTLWHNRLGHATVSKLKFIECIKQCIHGVARVTWLYLLQHKSDYLKTMETFYHFVQRQFASSIKVIRSDNAKEFDDTKCRRFFQMQGIVHQTFCAYRSQQNARCFGCLAFAINPTYSSDKFASRGVPCVLSICYPPTQKGYRLLDLSTIQTFVSRDVTFNETIFSLNVTIPKPYMSPLPTVMPTTTVHMHIDDDFFVELMSDAQTSSDNQLSAHETLSPMPSVSPSPIEATSNVPHSQPSTVIQI, from the exons ATGGTAGATTATTTTACATCTCTAAGTAGTGTATCGGAAGAATTGGAGTCTATGAACCAATTGCTTGCTGTGATAACTGTAGGTGAAGATGTCTATCAATTGCTGACTTTTATTCACACTCAAAAAGAAGAGGCAAAATTATTTCAGTTTCTTAATAGATTGGATGATATTTACACTCCTCAACGCAGCCAGATGTTAATGATTACTCCCTTACCAAGTGTTGAAATGGCTTGTGCTGTCATTCAACAAGAGGAGTCACAAAAAGAGGTTTTAAAAGGTGCCTATTCGTATGATACAGATGTGTCTGCTATGCTCAGCAAAACCTCTGTGAGTGCAGAGAGGTCATTGTCATGCTCAGTCTGTGGTAGAAAGGGGCACACTAGGGACAAATGCTGGAACATTGTAGGCTCACCCAGATGGAACTATAAACACAAACCTTCTCCATCCAATTCAAGAGTGTCTGTACCTAATGCACGGTGGAATAGCTCTCGAGTTGGTGCTTCTCCTAAAGGTCCTCCTGCTGCAAATGTGGCCATGGGTTCTACACCATCTGACATAACTCAACAACCAATTGTGTTCTCCCCTCAACAACT GTGGATTATGGCTACGGGCATAACAGATCATATGACTGCAGACTATGGTCTCTTGCATAATGTTAAGAATGCCAAACCTCATGTAACAGTGAATCTACCAACTAGAGCAACAACCATGGTGACTCATCTTGGAGATGTGAAATTAGCAAGTGGTCTTAAACTCTTGAATGTCCCGTATGTCCCTGTTTTTACTC TGTCTGAGAACACCAGTCAACTTTCCTTTGTTGCATCGAAAGCTACTCTTGCAGATGAATACACTCTTTGGCATAACAGACTGGGGCATGCCACTGTGTCTAAATTAAAGTTTATAGAATGCATTAAACAATGCATACATGGTGTAGCAAG agtGACCTGGTTGTATTTACTTCAACACAAATCTGACTACCTCAAGACAATGGAAACTTTTTATCATTTCGTCCAAAGGCAGTTTGCTTCATCTATTAAAGTGATCCGGTCAGACAACGCAAAGGAATTCGACGATACGAAATGCCGCAGATTTTTCCAGATGCAAGGAATTGTGCACCAGACTTTCTGTGCCTACAGGTCGCAACAAAATGCTCGA TGCTTTGGATGCTTAGCATTTGCTATTAACCCTACTTATAGTTCAGATAAATTTGCTTCAAGAGGTGTCCCTTGTGTGCTTAGCATTTGCTATCCACCTACTCAAAAGGGCTATAGACTGTTAGATTTAAGCACTATACAAACATTTGTATCTAGAGATGTGACGTTCAATGAAACTATTTTCTCTTTAAATGTGACTATACCTAAGCCCTATATGTCACCTTTGCCAACTGTGATGCCTACAACTACAGTGCATATGCATATTGATGATGATTTTTTTGTTGAACTTATGAGTGATGCTCAGACATCAAGTGACAACCAACTCTCTGCACATGAAACCTTAAGCCCTATGCCCAGTGTGTCACCTTCTCCTATCGAAGCTACATCTAATGTACCCCACTCACAGCCTTCTACAGTTATACAAATTTAA
- the LOC141704040 gene encoding protein MRG1-like, whose product MGRSNSGVSGDSLTNSLYLEGEKVLAFYGGKWYPAKVRKVEYEKQIEAWTYWVHYIGWNKRYDEWILDAQLLKKFSEECSQKHLGKRGRSAMEDPLIMEENKLSIEIPQALKTQLLNDREYVTNSSKLVGLPRSPSVDGILKMFNEFRVNEDEELRETIPEILKGLCNYFNKALSTKLLYKTELQQYDEVRAKNIQPSTIYGAEHFLRLFVKLPGSCVLATFDEESLLKLHTRDN is encoded by the exons ATGGGACGATCAAACAGTGGAGTCTCAGGCGATTCTCTTACAAACAGTCTTTATCTTGAAGGTGAAAAAGTCCTGGCCTTTTATGGTGGCAAGTGGTATCCGGCCAAG GTGCGCAAGGTTGAATACGAGAAACAAATAGAGGCATGGACATATTGGGTTCATTATATT GGTTGGAATAAAAG GTACGATGAATGGATATTAGATGCTCAACTCCTCAAGAAATTTAGTGAAGAATGTTCTCAAAAGCACTTGGGGAAGCGTGGTAGATCAGCTATG GAGGATCCTTTAATAATGGAGGAAAATAAGTTGAGTATTGAAATACCACAGGCACTCAAGACTCAACTTTTGAATGATAGAGAATATGTAACAAATTCATCAAAG CTTGTTGGGCTCCCGCGTTCTCCCAGCGTCGATGGCATTTTGAAGATGTTCAATGAGTTCAGGGTGAATGAAGATGAGGA GTTAAGAGAGACAATTCCAGAAATCTTAAAAGGTTTGTGCAATTACTTCAACAAAGCGTTGTCCACAAAGCTTCTCTACAAAACTGAGCTCCAGCAATATGACGAAGTGCGTGCAAAGAATATCCAGCCTTCAACCATATATGGAGCTGAACATTTTTTGCGTCTTTTTG TTAAGTTGCCAGGTTCTTGCGTGCTTGCTACATTTGACGAGGAATCACTGCTGAAACTTCACACAAGAGATAATTGA